A region of the Amycolatopsis sp. cg13 genome:
TGCTTGGCGATGTTCGTCAGCGCCTCGGCGACCACGAAGTAGGCCGCCGCCTCCACCGCGGCCGGGGCCTGCCCGGTGCCGGAGACGCCGACCTCGACCGGGATCGCACTGCTCGACGCCAGCGCTTGCACCGCGCCGACCAGGCCGCGGTCGGTCAGCAGCGGGGGATAGATCCCGCGGACGATCGTGCGCAGCGAGGCCAGCGAATGCTCGGTCAGCTCCTGCGCGTCGTCGACCAGGCTGAGCGCGCTGGCGGGCTGATTCTGCAGGGCGTGCTTGATCAACCCGAGCCGGAGCGAGATGGCGACGAGCCCGGCCTGGGTGCCGTCGTGCAGGTCCCGTTCGATCCGCCGCAGCTCGGCACCGTGCGCTTCGAGGGCCTCCGCCCGGGTGACGGTCAGCTCTTCGATCCGGCGGGCCTGCCTGCTGCCGCGCGGCGGACGCAGCAACGCCCGGGCGAGCATCGCGTGCCCACGGGCCAGCAGCGGCACCAGAAGGACCAGCCCAGCGGCGTACAGGAGGCCGATGCCGGTCGCGCCGAACGCCTCGGGCCAGCTGGTGACCGGACGGAACGTGAGGTGTGCGGCTGGCGGCAGGAGAGTCCACCAGATGGGCGCGGTGCCCCAGCAAAGCGCGCCGGACAGCAGGCTCAGCCCCAGGAAACACAGCGGGGTGCCGACGAGGGTGTTGGCCGTGAGGAACGCCAGGTCCTTCCAGACCGCCCGGTCTTTGAGCACGCCGAGCGGTGAACTGGGTGCCGCGTACTTCTCGCCGACCGGCGTGCCCAGCAGGCGCTCGACCCGTTTCCGTTGCGCGCGGGCGTACCGGCGCAGCAGCGGGACGAGCAGGACCAGCAGCGGCAGCCCGATCCCGACCAGGCTCAGCAGCAGGCTGCCAGCGGTCAGCCAGAAGAGCAGCAGGCCGACGAGACCCACCGCGGCGCCGACGGCGAGGTAGCGGAAGGAAGTGCCGAACCCGGCGAAGTAGCCCCGGAACCGGTCCGCGCGCACCGGCTCCATCCGACCCCCTCGGAAGCTTCGCGGGTGCAGTTTTCTGCACCTCGGATCTGCAGGATACGTGCTGTCCGGCGGGTTCCCGGCTCCGTAGCGTCCGGGACAAGCAAGATCACCGCACCCGGAGGACGAAGTGGCACGCGAGAAACGGCAACGCCCGGCACTGGCCGAGACCGGAGCCCCGCCGGACGACGTGGTCTCGCTGCGCTCGGTGCGCAAGACCTACGGTTCCGGCGCGGGCGAGGTGACCGCGCTGCGCGACCTGACTGTCCAGTTCGGGCGAGGGTCGTTCACCGCGGTGATGGGCCCGTCCGGCGCGGGCAAGAGCACCTTCCTGCACTGCGCGGCCGGGTTGGACCGGCCGACCAGCGGAACGGTGCTGCTCGGCGGCACGGACCTGGCCGGGCTGGACGAGACCGCGCTGACCGTGCTCCGCCGCGAGCGGGTCGGGTTCGTGTTCCAGGCCTACAACCTGCTGACGTCGCTGACCGTCGCGGACAACATCTCGCTCCCGATGCGGATGGCCGGGCTGACTCCCGACCGGGCCTGGCTGGAGGAGGTCGTGTGGTGGGTCGGGCTCGCTGACCGGCTGGACCGGCGTCCGGCGCAGCTGTCCGGCGGCCAGCAGCAGCGGGTGGCGATCGCCCGCGCGCTCGCGCCGCGGCCCGAGGTGGTGTTCGCCGACGAGCCGACCGGCGCGCTCGACACCAGGACCGGCCGTCAGGTGCTCGAACTGCTGCGGAAGCTCGTGGACGAGACCGGCCAGACGGTGATCATGGTGACGCACGATCCGGTCGCTGCGTCCTACGCGCACCGCGTGGTCTTCCTCGCCGACGGTGCGCTTGCCGACGAGATGACCGAACCCGCCCCGGACCGCGTGGCGGAGCGGATGACCACGCTCGGGGAGTGGTGAGCGGTGTTCGAACTCGCGGTCAAAACGCTGCGCGGACGTGCTTCCGGTTTCGCGGGTGCGTTCGTCGCTCTTCTCGGCGCGGCCATGCTGGTCACCGCGTTCGGCATTCTCTTGCAGTCCGGGGCGGAAGCCGGGGTGGCGCCGCAGCGGTATGCCGGGGCGCCGGTGGTCGTCGGCGGTGCGAAATCGTTTGAGGTGCAGGAAAACGGCAAGACCAAGTCCAAGACGCTCAAGGAACCGGCTCCGCTGACGCGCGAAACGGTGCGGAAGATCGCCGGGACCGACGGCGTCGCCTCGGTGGTGCCGGACCTGAGTTTTCCCGCGGTGCTGGGCGATACGACTGCCACCGGACATCCGTGGTCGAGCGCCCGGCTGGGTCCGTTCGATCTCATCGACGGCCGCGAACCGCAACGGCCGGGCGAGGTCGTGCTGGACGCCGGACTGGCCAAGGAGCCCGGAGCTGTCGCCCGGATCCAGACGACCAAAGCCGCCGCCGACTATCGCGTCGTAGGCGTGGCGAAACTGTCCGGTGTGGACGGAGACCTCCGCACTCCCGGTGTGTTTTTCGCTGATGAGGAAGCGGAAAGCTTGGCCGGACGCGGCGATCGAGTGGACGCCGTCGGGGTGTTTCCCCGGCCTGGCGTCGATCCCGACGAGCTGGCCGACCGGCTGACCTCGCAGCTGGGTTCCGCCGCGGAGGTGACCACGGGAGACGACCGGAGCCGGATCGAGAACCCCGACGTCGCCTCGGCGCGCAGCACGCTGCAGGAGATCGCGGGTTCGCTCGGCGGCACCGTGCTGCTGATCGCGATTCTGGTCGTAGCAAGCACTCTCGCGTTGAGCGTCCACCAGCGCCGCCGCGAATTGGCCGTGCTGCGCGCGATCGCGGCGACTCCGCGCCAGATTTGGAAAATGCTCGCCGCGGAAGCGCTGGTGCTGTCGGTCGTGGCATCGGCGATCGGGTGCCTGCCAGGGATTCTCGCCGCGCAACTGCTGCGCGGTGCGCTTGTCCTGATCGGCGTCGTGCCGAGCGATTTCTCTTTCTCCGTCGGTATTCTGCCGATGCTCGTCGCAGTGCTGGCCGGGATGGCGACGGCGCAAATCGCGACGTTCGCAGTGGCATGGAAAGCCTCGTCGGTGCGACCGGTCGAGGCCTTGAGCGACGCCGCAGCCGAGCAACCGGGAATCAGCGGCGGCCGTCGGACGCTCGGTGTGCTGTTGTTGCTGCTCGGCTTGGCCGCGTCGCTGCTCCCGGTGTTTTTCTCCGGCGTCTTCGCGGTGATGGGCGCGGGCAGCGGCGGGTTGATCATGATCGTTGCGGTCCTGCTGCTGGCTCCGCCGGTGGCGGCGTTCGCGACGCGGTTGCTGGCCAAGCCGATCACCCGGCGGTTCAAGGAATACGGCTACCTGGCCGCCGCCAATACGCGAGCGAACGCGCGTCGGCTGGCCGCCGGGATCGGACCGCTCGTGCTCGCGATCGGGTTCGCCTGCGTGCAGTTGTTCATCCCCGCCACCCTCGGTGCCGCGGCTGCCGACCAGGCCGACGAAGGGATCACCGCGCAGTACACGCTCACCGGCTCGGAGGGCGGCCTGCCTGCCGACGCCGTCCGGGATGCCGCCGCATTGCCCGGCGTGGAGGCCGCGACCGGCGTGACGCGCGTGCAGGTGTTCGCCTCGACGAAGGTGCTCGATTCGCCGGAAATCTTTGAGTTTCCCGCGCAAGGCATCACCGTCGACAACGCTTCCCGCACGATGGACCTTGGTGTCTCGTCCGGAAACCTCGCCGACCTGGCGCCGGGAAAGGTCGCCCTGAGTGCCAACGCGGCGAGCACCCTGGGCGGCAAAGTCGGCGAGCAAATCAAACTGACCCTCCCGGACGGCTTCGCCGCGACCCCGGCCGTCGTCGCGATCTATCAGCGAGGAATGGGATTCGGCGACGTCACCCTGGCGCACGAGGACGTGTTCGCACACAGCTCCCGGCAGTTGGACCAGCAGATCCTCGTCCGGGCCCGCCCAGAGGCAAATCTGGCGAGCCTGTCCGGGAAATATCCGGGATTGACCGTGTCCGAGAAGGCGGGCCTGTCCGAAGAACAACGCGACGCGGCGACTGCTTCCGTGCTGAGCAGCGCGTTGCCGCTCGTGCTGGTCTTCGCGTACATCGCGCTGGCGGTGGCGAACACGCTGGTGATGACCACGCTGGCCCGGACGCGCGAGTTCGCCCTGCTGCGGCTGGTCGGGATGACGCGGGACCAGGTGCTGAAGGTGCTGCGGATCGAGGCCTTGACGGTGGTGCTGATCGCGGTGGCGGTGGGCTCGGCGGTCCCGCTGATCCCCTTGGCCACGGTGAGCTTCGGCCTCACCGGGTCGCCGGTTCCGAGCATTCCGCCGTTGCTGTACCTGGGGATCGTCGCCGCGACCGCGCTGGTGGGCGCCGCGTCGGTGCTGGTGCCCGCGAAGTTCGCGCTGCGCGCCCGGCCGGTGGACGCGATCGGCATGCGCGAGTAGCCGGTGTGAGTCACCCGACCGCGGCGAGTTCCCCCGGTTCCTCCGCGGCGGTCTGCCGGGCGTAGCGGCGCGCCATCGCCGCGCACACGATCAGCTGAATCTGGTGGAACAGCATCAGCGGCAGCACGATCAGCCCGACCTCGGCGTGCCCGAACAGCACCGTCGCCATCGGGAGGCCGCTCGCGAGGCTCTTCTTCGAACCGCAGAACATGATCGTGATCCGGTCGGCGCGGTCGAATCCGAGCAGCCTCGCGCCGCCGCTTGTCGCGCCGAGCACGGCCGCCAGCAGGACGCAGCAGACCGCGACGAGCGCGAGCAGCGGGCCGACGTCCAGCTGGTGCCAGATGCCCTCGGTCATGCCCTCGCTGAACGCGGTGTACACCACCAGCAGGATCGAACCGCGGTCGACGATCTTCAGCGGCGCGGAATGCCGCTGCACCCAGCCGCCGATCCAGCGGCGCGCGAGCTGCCCGGCGACGAACGGCACCAGCAGCTGCAGCACGATGTCCAGCACCGCCGAACCGCTCACGCCCGGTCCGTCGGTGGCCAGCAGCAGCGCGACGAGCAGCGGCGTCAGCACGATGCCGAGCAGGTTGGACAGCGACGCGCTGCAGATCGCCGCCGCGACGTTGCCCTTCGCGATCGAGGTGAACGCGATCGACGACTGCACGGTCGACGGCAGCAGGCAGAGGAACAGCACGCCGGTGTACAGCGGCGACGTCAGCAGCCCGGGGGAGAGGAACGACGCGGCGAGCCCCAGCAGCGGGAAAAGCACGAAAGTGGCGCAGAGCACCGTGACGTGCAACCGCCAGTGCCGCATCCCCTCGACCGCTTCCTGACTGGAAAGCCTTGCGCCGTAAAGGAAGAACAGCATCCCGACCGCGATCTTCGTCGCGACGCCGAACCCGGTGGCGACCGCGCCGGACGCCGGCAGCAGCGAGGCGATGCCTACGGTGACGAGGATCAGGGCGATGAAGGGGTCGATCCGCAGCTTGGCGAGCAAAGCCGAGACGGGGCGGGCGAACGAAGCGAGCACGGTGGATCTCCTTTCCCGGCCATTCTCTCGTCGCCGTCGGTCATTCGGAACCCCGATGACCGTACTGACTGCCATTGCGAAAGCCGATAAGATGTGACGCATGCTGGATCCGCGGTTGTGCCGTTCTTTCCTTGCTGTGGCGGAAACCCGCAGCTTCACCGCGGCGGCGAGGCGCTTGGGTGTGGGGCAGCCCACAATCAGCCAGCACATCCGGCGGCTCGAGTCCGAAGCCGGCGGTTTGCTGTTCGCCCGGGACACGCACGCGGTCGACCTGACCGCGCGCGGCCAGGCGATGCTCGGATTCGCGCAGACCATTGTGGACACCGAGGACCGCGCGGCCCGGCATTTCCGCGGCGCACAGGTGCGCGGCCGGGTCCGGTTCGGCGTGTCCGAGGACTTCGCGCTCGGCGAGCTGCCGGAAATCCTGCGGCGGCTGCGGGAAAGCCATCCGCTGGTGGACGTGGAACTGCACGTGGAACTGTCCGATGTGCTCGCCCGCCGCATCGCCGACGGCCGCCTCGACCTGGTGCTCGGCAAACGCCGCCCGGGCGCGCCCGGCCCCGGACGGCTGCTGCGCCGGGAACCGCTGGTGTGGATCGGCTCGGCGGCGACGGACCTCACACCCGGCCAGCCGGTGCCGCTGGTGCAGTACCCGATGCCGTCGGTCACCCGTCAGCTGGCGGTGGAAACGCTGGAACGCGCGGGCCTGGAATGGCGGGCCGCCTGCCTGACGTCCAGCCTGACCGGCCTGCGCGCGGCGGCGGCCGCCGGGCTGGGGATCACGGTGCACGCGCGGAGCCTGGTGCCGTCCGATCTGGTCGAATTGCCTGCCGAACTCGGCCTTCCGGACCCGGGCGACGTCGATTTCATCCTGCTGTCGCGCGACGGCAGCGAGGGCCCGGCGGCGGCGTTGGCGGAGTTCGTGGTGGCGCGGATCGGGTCAGCGACGCCGTCGTTCGAGAGCTGAGCGAAGCCGCAACAACGCCCGGTGCTGCGCCACCCGAACCGCCCCCGGCGTCGAGCTGACCGCTTCCGCCGCTTCCTCCGCAGAGAGCCCGACGACGACCCGCAGCAGCACAATCTCCCGCTGTCTCTCCGGCAACAACTGCAGCAACCGAGCCAGCTGCCGATTCAACTCAGTCCGCAACGCCCGCTCCTCCGGCCCGTCAGCAAGATCAACCGCCTCCGGCAGCTCCGCCATCGGGTCCGTCCGATTGCGCGCGTGCGCCCGATGCGCGTCAGCCACCTTGTGCTGCGCGATCCCGTAAACGAAAGCGAGAAACGGCCGCCCCTGATGCCGATAACCCGGCAGCGCGGTCAGCAACGCCAGGCAGACTTCCTGCGCCACATCGTCTGCCGAGGAATATGCATCGGCTCCGCCTAATCGAGCCCGGCAGTAGCGCACGATCAGCGGCTGCACCGAGGCGAGCAGGTCTTGCGCCGCATCCGGATCGCCCTCTACCGCGGCGCGCACCGGGCCGTCGAAGCCGAAGCGGCCGGCTGGGACTCGCGGTGCGGCCAAGGCGGACGCCTCGGTTTTCACCCGGGTCAGCGCTTCCTCGACGTCGAGCGCCGAGCGCAACGCGCCGACCAGTGCGGCATCGGCTTCGCGCAGTGCGGTCATCAGGGCCTCCTCGCGCCCGGCCAGGCCGAGCCGGTGTTTCAGGCGTTCCCGGGCGTGCCGCAGGTTCGAGCGGACTGTGGTGCCCGCCATGCCGAGCGCCGACGCGATCGCGGCGGGCGAGAACCCGTCGAGCGACCACGTCAGCACCGTGCGCTGGGTTTCCGGCAGCGTCGAGAGCAGTTCGACCCCGCGTGCGTTCTTCTCCACGACCGCGGCCAGCCGGTCGCCCGGCGGCTCCGCGGACGGGGCGCCGCCGTCGAACCACGTCTGCTCGGCGGCCAGCCGGGCGGCGGTGAGCCGCACCGCCACGCGCGGGTCGCCCGGCGGCGGCCACGTCCCGGTTTCCTGGACGAACGCCTCCACCGCCACCTCGCGCGCGGTGCCCGGCCCGAGCCCGCCCGCGCACAGGAACGCCACGAGGCGAGGGAAATCGCCCCGGAAAAAGCCGTCGAACCCCGCCACGCGCACCCCCTCCCGAACCCGGCCCCTGTCGAACAGGTGCGGTGGCGCGCCCGTGGGATGTAACGATCCGGTCACGGAAATGTGGTTAAGGCCGGGACTGACGGGTACCTGACTCGGACGGGCGCTTCGCCCGCGACGGCGGCGGAAGGGGGAAATGGCGCGCGGAAAAGGAAAACCCGGACTCTTCGGCCCCGGCAGGCGGCGCACGAGGGGGCCGTAGCACGCCCGGCGGCAACCGCGTCCGCGATGTGAGCTGAATCGAAATTTCCCGCGCGGACGGTGATCGGTGGTAACTTGGAAAGCCGGTCGTCCGCCGGGTCCTTCGCGGCCCGGGGCGGTTCGGCCGAAAAGCCCACCGAACACCCTCCGAAGGCATGGCGTGCCCGTGCGCGCGGAGAAGTCGGTTGACCACGGTTCGACAATGAGGACAGGAGGTGAAAAGCAACAATGGAACTCACGGCCACCAGCTGGCTCGCCCGCGCGGCGTGCCAGGACGAGGACCCGGAACTGTTCTTCCCGATTTCCGACATGGGTCCGGGGGCGCAGCAGGTCGCGAAGGCCAAGGCGGTCTGCGCGCGATGCCCGGTCCGCGCGGAATGCCTTTCCTATGCTCTCGACAACGGTCTCGGCAACGGGATCTTCGGGGGAACCACCGAGCTGGAGCGCCGGAAGCTGGTGCGAACCGGCTCCGCCGCCGCACGGCATCGAGTCGCCTGACCGCGAGCCGGTGACCACTTCCCGGCGGCGAGGGCGCTAGCAGTTTCCCCCACCACGACCGGCAAAAGCCCGGAACTCGGTGGTTGCGCCCGGGCGGCGATCGCACACCAGCGATCGCCGCCCGGGCGTTTTTCATTGCTGATCCGACCGGTTGCGGCCGCCGCCGATCCGCGCGGGGCGACCGGTTTCCGCCGTGGCGGCAGCCGGATCGGCAATCATCGGCGCCTTATTCTTCGAACGTTTCGGCGAGTCCGTACGGCGCCAATGCCGCCGTTTCGAACGCGGCCATCGCCGTGACCAGTCCGTTTCGCACGGTGAGCACGCAGACGCCGAAAGCGCGATAAACCGATTCGCCGGGCCGCCGCAGATATCCGGCGACGGCGGGCTGCCGGTTCGCCCGCACCGGCACCATCCGGAAACTGCCCCGGTAGTACGGCGACCGCGGATCGAAACTCGGCCCGAGTGCGCCGAGAATCCGATCGCGACTGTCGAACCACAACGAGTACGGCGGCATCACCGCACGCGCGTCCTCGCTCAGCACCGCGGCCACGGCCTGCACGTCTGCCGATTCGTACGCGGCGATGAACTTCCGCAGCAGTGCCGTTTCCTCGGCGGTCGTGCTGTCCGGAGCGGACCATTCGGCGCGCCGGGCGGGCAGTTTGGTGCGCAAGGTCTCCCTGCCCCGCTGCAGTGCACTGTTCGCCGAGGCCACCGAAGTGTCCAGCAGTTCGGCAGTGTCCTTTGCGGACCAATCGAGCACGTCGCGCAGGATCAGCGCGGCACGCTGCCGCGGCGGGAGCAACTGGATCGTGGCGAGGAACGCCAGTTCGATGGTCTCCCGTTCGACGACCGCGGCGCCGGTGTCGTCCGGCGCCGCGGGTCGAGCAGCAGGTCGGGAAACGGGCCGAGCCACGGCACGTCGAGCGCGGAGATCTCGCCCGCCGGGTCGGCCGCCGGACCAAGTTCGTCCGGCAGCGCGCGGCGCGGCCGCCGGGCGAGCGCGTCGAGGCAGACGTTCGTGGCGATCCGGTACAGCCACGTCCGCACGCTCGCCCGGCCGGCGAAGCCGCTGCGGCCTTTCCAGGCCCGGAGAAA
Encoded here:
- a CDS encoding sensor histidine kinase: MEPVRADRFRGYFAGFGTSFRYLAVGAAVGLVGLLLFWLTAGSLLLSLVGIGLPLLVLLVPLLRRYARAQRKRVERLLGTPVGEKYAAPSSPLGVLKDRAVWKDLAFLTANTLVGTPLCFLGLSLLSGALCWGTAPIWWTLLPPAAHLTFRPVTSWPEAFGATGIGLLYAAGLVLLVPLLARGHAMLARALLRPPRGSRQARRIEELTVTRAEALEAHGAELRRIERDLHDGTQAGLVAISLRLGLIKHALQNQPASALSLVDDAQELTEHSLASLRTIVRGIYPPLLTDRGLVGAVQALASSSAIPVEVGVSGTGQAPAAVEAAAYFVVAEALTNIAKHSGADRAWITLALDQERIRITVRDNGKGGAAENFGTGLAGIRRRVAAFDGGFELSSPEGGPTVLRAELPCVS
- a CDS encoding ABC transporter ATP-binding protein codes for the protein MAREKRQRPALAETGAPPDDVVSLRSVRKTYGSGAGEVTALRDLTVQFGRGSFTAVMGPSGAGKSTFLHCAAGLDRPTSGTVLLGGTDLAGLDETALTVLRRERVGFVFQAYNLLTSLTVADNISLPMRMAGLTPDRAWLEEVVWWVGLADRLDRRPAQLSGGQQQRVAIARALAPRPEVVFADEPTGALDTRTGRQVLELLRKLVDETGQTVIMVTHDPVAASYAHRVVFLADGALADEMTEPAPDRVAERMTTLGEW
- a CDS encoding ABC transporter permease, with the translated sequence MFELAVKTLRGRASGFAGAFVALLGAAMLVTAFGILLQSGAEAGVAPQRYAGAPVVVGGAKSFEVQENGKTKSKTLKEPAPLTRETVRKIAGTDGVASVVPDLSFPAVLGDTTATGHPWSSARLGPFDLIDGREPQRPGEVVLDAGLAKEPGAVARIQTTKAAADYRVVGVAKLSGVDGDLRTPGVFFADEEAESLAGRGDRVDAVGVFPRPGVDPDELADRLTSQLGSAAEVTTGDDRSRIENPDVASARSTLQEIAGSLGGTVLLIAILVVASTLALSVHQRRRELAVLRAIAATPRQIWKMLAAEALVLSVVASAIGCLPGILAAQLLRGALVLIGVVPSDFSFSVGILPMLVAVLAGMATAQIATFAVAWKASSVRPVEALSDAAAEQPGISGGRRTLGVLLLLLGLAASLLPVFFSGVFAVMGAGSGGLIMIVAVLLLAPPVAAFATRLLAKPITRRFKEYGYLAAANTRANARRLAAGIGPLVLAIGFACVQLFIPATLGAAAADQADEGITAQYTLTGSEGGLPADAVRDAAALPGVEAATGVTRVQVFASTKVLDSPEIFEFPAQGITVDNASRTMDLGVSSGNLADLAPGKVALSANAASTLGGKVGEQIKLTLPDGFAATPAVVAIYQRGMGFGDVTLAHEDVFAHSSRQLDQQILVRARPEANLASLSGKYPGLTVSEKAGLSEEQRDAATASVLSSALPLVLVFAYIALAVANTLVMTTLARTREFALLRLVGMTRDQVLKVLRIEALTVVLIAVAVGSAVPLIPLATVSFGLTGSPVPSIPPLLYLGIVAATALVGAASVLVPAKFALRARPVDAIGMRE
- a CDS encoding bile acid:sodium symporter family protein, translated to MLASFARPVSALLAKLRIDPFIALILVTVGIASLLPASGAVATGFGVATKIAVGMLFFLYGARLSSQEAVEGMRHWRLHVTVLCATFVLFPLLGLAASFLSPGLLTSPLYTGVLFLCLLPSTVQSSIAFTSIAKGNVAAAICSASLSNLLGIVLTPLLVALLLATDGPGVSGSAVLDIVLQLLVPFVAGQLARRWIGGWVQRHSAPLKIVDRGSILLVVYTAFSEGMTEGIWHQLDVGPLLALVAVCCVLLAAVLGATSGGARLLGFDRADRITIMFCGSKKSLASGLPMATVLFGHAEVGLIVLPLMLFHQIQLIVCAAMARRYARQTAAEEPGELAAVG
- a CDS encoding LysR substrate-binding domain-containing protein yields the protein MLDPRLCRSFLAVAETRSFTAAARRLGVGQPTISQHIRRLESEAGGLLFARDTHAVDLTARGQAMLGFAQTIVDTEDRAARHFRGAQVRGRVRFGVSEDFALGELPEILRRLRESHPLVDVELHVELSDVLARRIADGRLDLVLGKRRPGAPGPGRLLRREPLVWIGSAATDLTPGQPVPLVQYPMPSVTRQLAVETLERAGLEWRAACLTSSLTGLRAAAAAGLGITVHARSLVPSDLVELPAELGLPDPGDVDFILLSRDGSEGPAAALAEFVVARIGSATPSFES
- the shbA gene encoding RNA polymerase sigma factor ShbA, with the translated sequence MTALREADAALVGALRSALDVEEALTRVKTEASALAAPRVPAGRFGFDGPVRAAVEGDPDAAQDLLASVQPLIVRYCRARLGGADAYSSADDVAQEVCLALLTALPGYRHQGRPFLAFVYGIAQHKVADAHRAHARNRTDPMAELPEAVDLADGPEERALRTELNRQLARLLQLLPERQREIVLLRVVVGLSAEEAAEAVSSTPGAVRVAQHRALLRLRSALERRRR
- a CDS encoding WhiB family transcriptional regulator — protein: MELTATSWLARAACQDEDPELFFPISDMGPGAQQVAKAKAVCARCPVRAECLSYALDNGLGNGIFGGTTELERRKLVRTGSAAARHRVA
- a CDS encoding sigma factor-like helix-turn-helix DNA-binding protein; the encoded protein is MLPPRQRAALILRDVLDWSAKDTAELLDTSVASANSALQRGRETLRTKLPARRAEWSAPDSTTAEETALLRKFIAAYESADVQAVAAVLSEDARAVMPPYSLWFDSRDRILGALGPSFDPRSPYYRGSFRMVPVRANRQPAVAGYLRRPGESVYRAFGVCVLTVRNGLVTAMAAFETAALAPYGLAETFEE
- a CDS encoding sigma-70 family RNA polymerase sigma factor; this translates as MTSDEEFGALLMRHRREIRVHCYRMSGSFEEAEDLTQEAFLRAWKGRSGFAGRASVRTWLYRIATNVCLDALARRPRRALPDELGPAADPAGEISALDVPWLGPFPDLLLDPRRRTTPAPRSSNGRPSNWRSSPRSSCSRRGSVPR